The Dioscorea cayenensis subsp. rotundata cultivar TDr96_F1 chromosome 7, TDr96_F1_v2_PseudoChromosome.rev07_lg8_w22 25.fasta, whole genome shotgun sequence genome includes a region encoding these proteins:
- the LOC120265622 gene encoding peroxidase 5-like encodes MDLRRVIIFLAFAVIILPSCAPSKAHLQVGFYKHTCPSAESIVKKEVMKALKHNPGMAAGLVRLHFHDAFVRGADASVLIDSTSNNKAEKDAPPNYQSLRGFEIIDAAKARLEAKCKGKVSCADVLAFAARDSVRFSMKINYAVPSGRRDGRVSLASEAASNLPSPSYNLTQLTQSFKCKGFSQEEMIILSGAHTIGLSHCSSFIERLYNFNSTINQDPSLDPTYAKRLKKQCPCGSTNSNNLVPMDPYSPTKSDSNYYKLILSNRGLFTSDQTLISTPESKTQVLLNAYVPMYFKLKFIDAFVKMGKIGVLTGNEGEIRVNCRVIN; translated from the exons ATGGATCTTAGAAGAGTGATTATCTTTCTAGCTTTTGCTGTTATTATCCTGCCTTCATGTGCTCCTTCAAAAGCTCATCTTCAAGTTGGTTTTTATAAACATACATGCCCCTCAGCTGAATCCATAGTCAAAAAAGAAGTTATGAAAGCTCTTAAGCATAATCCTGGCATGGCTGCTGGCCTTGTTAGATTGCATTTCCATGATGCATTTGTCAGg GGAGCTGATGCATCAGTTCTGATTGATTCAACAAGCAACAACAAAGCAGAAAAAGATGCACCGCCAAACTACCAAAGTCTCCGGGGATTCGAAATCATCGACGCAGCAAAAGCCCGGCTTGAAGCCAAATGCAAAGGCAAAGTCTCATGTGCTGATGTCCTAGCATTTGCAGCAAGAGATAGTGTTCGTTTT AGCATGAAGATAAATTATGCTGTGCCATcaggaagaagagatggaaggGTTTCATTGGCTTCTGAGGCAGCATCCAATCTACCATCTCCTTCTTATAATCTCACTCAGCTCACACAAAGCTTCAAGTGCAAGGGTTTCTCACAAGAAGAAATGATCATTCTATCAG GAGCACACACAATTGGACTTTCTCACTGTAGTTCATTCATAGAAAGGCTCTACAACTTCAACTCAACAATAAACCAAGATCCGAGTTTAGATCCAACTTATGCTAAACGACTGAAGAAACAATGCCCATGTGGGAGCACTAACAGCAACAATTTGGTGCCAATGGATCCATACAGTCCTACAAAATCTGACAGTAACTATTACAAGCTCATCTTGTCTAACCGTGGGTTATTCACATCAGATCAAACCCTAATTTCCACTCCAGAGAGCAAGACACAAGTGCTACTAAATGCATATGTTCCAATGTATTTCAAGTTGAAGTTTATTGATGCATTTGTGAAGATGGGAAAGATTGGAGTGCTTACTGGAAATGAGGGAGAGATACGTGTCAACTGCAGGGTCATCAACTGA